TCTTTTAAACCACTATAACCAAAATCTCTCATTTTAACACCGCTTTGCTCACTTAAAATTCTCAAAGCTTCACTGGTGCTTAGATCTTTTTTTTGTATATGTAAAATAAGATGTTCACCTTTACCACTAAATTCATACAAAGGCTTTTCTCTTACTACAAAATCATTACTATTTTTTGAAAAATACACATTTATCGGGCTGTGTTTTAAAGTATATAAGGGCTTAAAAATGATGTTCTCTTCCATAAAATTTATACCTTCCTGTTGTTGTTTTTGCAAAAATATTTAGTTTAATTCTATGCTTTTTAGCCATATTTTGTATAAATATTTTATGTTTTTTATCAAAAGCAAATAAAATTTCATACTCTTCTGCACTATTTAAGCTAAATTTATCTAATTTTTTAAGAAATTTTATACCAAGTTGATTTATAAAGAGCATTCTCGATAGATCCTTATTTAAACCATCTGAAATATCCATACTTACTCTGACTTTTTTTGCTATATCATAAAAAAATTTCTGCCTTAAATTTGGTTTTATAAAACGATGTTTAGAATGTAATTTTCCACCGCGAAATAATATATTTAAACCTTTTAAACTCTCACCTAATTTCCCACTAAAAGCAAGCAAATCTCCCTTTTTTAAACCTTTTCTAAAAATAGCCCTTTTATTCACTTTAGAAATAATAGTTATACTAATATTAATTTTCCTATCTGCTATAGTATCTCCGCCTATAATTTGCACCCCAAATTCTTTTGCGCTATCTAGCAAGCCTTTTTGCAAAGCTTTAACTTGTTTCATTTCTAAACATTTTGGTAAAGAAAGCCCCAAAAGAGCGTATTTTGGTGTAGCATTCATAGCAATTGCATCAGAAATATTAACGAGCATAGCTTTTGCGCCAATTTGCTCTAAACTCATCCAAGAGCGTTTAAAATGCACATCCTCACAAAATAAATCTTTAGAATAACAATATCCATCGATGATTGCTCCATCATCTCCGTTGATAGAATTTGCAAAAGCATTTATAATAAATTTTTCTTTATCCATGTGAATATTTTATACAAAAAGCTTTTAATTTTATATAATAATCAAATTTTTATAAGTTTAAAATGTATATAATCAAAAATAATACCAAGGATAAAAAATGCAAATAACTTTAAGAATTTTTCGTTTTGATAAAGATAGTGATTATTTAGCTTATTATAAACCATATGTTTATGATAGTAAAAATTTTAAAAGTGTTTATGATATTTTAAGTCAGATTAAAAAAGATGATATATATTTTGATTTTGAAGAAAATCCAGAAAGTTGTATTAAAGTTAATCAAGTTACCATTAGACAAAGAAGAGATTTAAGTAATATTATTGAAAGATTTGGAAAAGAACTCATCATAGAACCACTCGATACTAAAAGAGCTATTAAAGACTTGATCATGGATAAGAGTGATTTTTTAGAAAAACTTGAGCTTTTTAAAGGACTTATTGACATACATGATATAGAGCTTTACAAGCAATATGATTTTTTATATTATACAAGCGAAGTAAGAGAATTTCTACCTGAATATCTAGGAGATAGTTTCTTTATATTTGCCTATAAAATGCTACTTAAATATCCAGAAAAAACTCCACAATTTTTAAAATTGATAGCAGATGAAGAAAAAGGAATTTATTATCATACTAAATTCAAAAATTTTATTTCATCTAATGAGCTTGACTATGAATCTTACATCAAAGAATTAAAAGTTATGCTTGTAAAATCAGGTCTTGCAAGAAGTATTTTTTAAGGAATTAAAATGTATAAAATTTATACCAATAGCAATAATGATTTATTTTGTTATTTTGATATTATCAAAAATGTCTTAGATACAGTCGGTGTTGAAAGCACATTATGTGAAAAACCTTTGGGTAAAAATTATTTTATTATTGACTATGATCCTAAAGATATTTTAGATGAATATTCTAGAATGATGAGTGAGAATAATATCTTAGCTTGCGAATATAGCTCTTATGAAATTATGAGTAAAATCGATAAGATTAAATACGCTCCAAAGTTTTTTTTAAAATACTTAAAAACAGAACACATTAAATATTTTTTTGATAAATTTAACATAGGTGTATATCAAGGATTTTCCCATGCTAATTGCTCTTTAGAACTTGCTAAGATT
The nucleotide sequence above comes from Campylobacter lari. Encoded proteins:
- a CDS encoding thiamine-phosphate kinase, which codes for MDKEKFIINAFANSINGDDGAIIDGYCYSKDLFCEDVHFKRSWMSLEQIGAKAMLVNISDAIAMNATPKYALLGLSLPKCLEMKQVKALQKGLLDSAKEFGVQIIGGDTIADRKINISITIISKVNKRAIFRKGLKKGDLLAFSGKLGESLKGLNILFRGGKLHSKHRFIKPNLRQKFFYDIAKKVRVSMDISDGLNKDLSRMLFINQLGIKFLKKLDKFSLNSAEEYEILFAFDKKHKIFIQNMAKKHRIKLNIFAKTTTGRYKFYGREHHF
- a CDS encoding DUF5644 domain-containing protein; the encoded protein is MQITLRIFRFDKDSDYLAYYKPYVYDSKNFKSVYDILSQIKKDDIYFDFEENPESCIKVNQVTIRQRRDLSNIIERFGKELIIEPLDTKRAIKDLIMDKSDFLEKLELFKGLIDIHDIELYKQYDFLYYTSEVREFLPEYLGDSFFIFAYKMLLKYPEKTPQFLKLIADEEKGIYYHTKFKNFISSNELDYESYIKELKVMLVKSGLARSIF
- a CDS encoding HdrB C-terminal domain-containing protein, which codes for MYKIYTNSNNDLFCYFDIIKNVLDTVGVESTLCEKPLGKNYFIIDYDPKDILDEYSRMMSENNILACEYSSYEIMSKIDKIKYAPKFFLKYLKTEHIKYFFDKFNIGVYQGFSHANCSLELAKILKANIIDFERKYKSCGYGFLSLNAQLAYKSAAAIILDAYDSGCDFLVVEDFYSFYMFDKCSKELQAISNRNFEDFYILSFAELANLALGIVPYTLKKHKLKVSLVNENRS